The DNA segment CGCTGCCAGCCCCCCTGTCACCTGTGCGCAAGCTGACAGGCCCCCCATGGAGCACGGACGCACCGCTGCGCGCGCCCGCCGGCGGCAGCCTGAAAAGAAGACCGAAAGAAGACCAAAAGAAGATCGCGAGACGACCGCAAAAGGGTCGTGAATGGGCCGTAAAAGAGCCGCGGAAGAGCTGCAAAAAGGCCGCTAAAGGACCGTTAAAGGACCGCGAGAGGGTCGCGAGAAGCCCCGAAGCAGGCCGCGCGGCTATTCGAACAGCGAACGCGTGCCGCCCCAGGCTGCGCCCTCCAGCTCCAGCATGCGCAGCTTGGTCAGCGCCCCCTGCCCGCCGGAAAAACCGCCGGGCTCCCGCCCTGCAGCCAGCACGCGGTGGCAGGGCACCACGGGCGCAAACGGATTGGCCCCCAGCGCCTGCCCCACGGCCCGGGCCAAGCCGGGCCCGCCCAGATCGGCCGCCAGGTCGCCATAGGTGCGCGTCTGTCCCGGCGCAATGGCGCGTGCCAGCGCGTACACATTGCGGGCAAATTCCGGTACACCCTGCCAGTCCAGCGCAATCTCCAGCAGATGGGGCAGCGCCTGCCTCTCGGCAGCGGTGGCGGGGAGCGGTGCCGCAGCGGGGTGGTAGCCCGCCCGCAGATCGCCCAGCACCTGGGCGTCGCCGGCGCCGGGCCAGTGCAGCGCGCTCTCCCCACCCTCGCCCTCTTCCGCCTCGCCCGCAGCGGCACGCCAGCCGGCCATCAGCTGCTGCACCCCGGCCACGGCCTGCACCGCGCACTCCGGCATCTGGGCGGCGCTGTGCGCCTGCAACCAATCCGCCTGCGGCGGCACATCGGCACCGGTCAGGCGCTGGGCCAGCTCCTGCAGCATGCGCGCCCGCGTGGACTGGCCGTCCACTTCGGGCAGCTGCAGCGCCAGCACGGCCTGGGGCTGCCAGGCCACAGCGCACACGCCGATGCGGGTGGCAAACAGCGCATGGCCATAGCCAAGCGAGGCATCGGCCAGATCAACACGGAAAGCAGCAGCAGCGGACATCCCAGGCACCTCCACACGGAAGCCACCATTGTGCGCCGCTGCGATGCGGCATAAAAAACACAGACCACTGTACACACGCACAGTGTTTAACTGTATATTTACACAGTCATCAACTCTTTTATCTGCAGCATGGACACCGCAGAAGCCTTTTTCACCGTCTCCCTGTGCGACTTTGATGGTTTGCCGGAGGCCGCTCGCGCCAAAGCCGAAGAACGCTACGCCAAGGTGCTGACCCGCCAGCTGGGCGGTTCGGACCAGGTCTGTGAAACCCTGCACTGGGTGCAGCAACTGGAAGAAGACCCGCCCGAGGAAATCACCGAAGAGGTCAAGACCGGCTTTGCCCGCTGGATGAAGGCCGTGCGCGCCGCCACCGAAGCCGGCATGCAGGGCCTGGGCGAAGGCGAAGGCTGCTACTTCGAGGTGCGCGGCGCCTGAACGCCGGGCCGCGACCGCAGCACCTGGCGCTGCGCTATTTCCGCCCGCGCCACCCTGCTGTCCTGGGCTGCATACACTGGCGGACTTTTCCGTGCTCCTGTTTTGTGTATGCAGCCCTTGCTCGACGCCATCGCTCAAATGGCCTACCCCACCGACGCCCAGCGCCTCTTCCATGGCCGTGGCGGCCGCTACCCGGGCTGTGAACAGCTGTCGCTGGACGCCTTCCCGCCCGCCCTGGTGCTGACCAGTTTTGCGCCGCTGGCCGATGAGGCGCTGGCCGCCGTGGGCGCTGCGCTGGCGCAGCGCTGGCA comes from the Comamonas terrigena NBRC 13299 genome and includes:
- a CDS encoding methylated-DNA--[protein]-cysteine S-methyltransferase, with translation MSAAAAFRVDLADASLGYGHALFATRIGVCAVAWQPQAVLALQLPEVDGQSTRARMLQELAQRLTGADVPPQADWLQAHSAAQMPECAVQAVAGVQQLMAGWRAAAGEAEEGEGGESALHWPGAGDAQVLGDLRAGYHPAAAPLPATAAERQALPHLLEIALDWQGVPEFARNVYALARAIAPGQTRTYGDLAADLGGPGLARAVGQALGANPFAPVVPCHRVLAAGREPGGFSGGQGALTKLRMLELEGAAWGGTRSLFE